From Bacillus sp. FSL K6-3431, the proteins below share one genomic window:
- a CDS encoding HAMP domain-containing sensor histidine kinase: protein MKIKWLIVLILVVFSVGIVLSIMVIKSKNISEIDLVAINDVVKTVERNWGQVSEETFHNGDLKQSFSIIDHLGVVIYQTPGNHFTNLNDAIKNRDTLIDLKQNKEIVGKIIIRNNDQDIMHQMKSELVTSISLIFGLLMIVSILYILYIYRTLLKPFKQLQNFAANVARGNFDIPLNMGKNNYFGAFTESFDLLREELECARQREYESNRSKKELVATLSHDIKTPVASIKAVSELMLIQAKSEKTIKQVNTINSKAEQIDLLVTDMFHATLEELQQLKLTITEVSSEVLVDMIENVNYDNKIVYASIPPCIIMTDPLRMQQVIDNIISNSYKYAGTNVTIKSGINQGYLELHIIDYGLGISEEELPLLFNKYYRGGNVEGKNGSGLGLYISKYFMENMEGQINCYNRKDGFTVVLKIKLS, encoded by the coding sequence ATGAAAATAAAATGGTTAATTGTGTTGATTCTGGTTGTTTTTAGCGTTGGAATTGTCCTTTCCATAATGGTTATTAAGAGTAAGAACATTTCGGAAATAGATCTTGTGGCCATAAATGATGTGGTTAAAACTGTAGAAAGAAATTGGGGACAAGTTAGTGAAGAAACTTTTCATAACGGCGATCTAAAGCAATCATTTTCTATTATAGATCACTTGGGAGTCGTGATTTATCAAACACCAGGCAATCATTTTACTAATTTGAATGATGCTATAAAAAATAGAGATACACTTATAGATCTGAAGCAAAATAAAGAGATTGTAGGGAAAATAATTATCCGCAATAACGATCAAGACATCATGCATCAAATGAAAAGTGAACTGGTTACATCCATAAGTTTGATATTTGGTCTATTAATGATTGTTAGCATTCTATATATCCTCTATATTTACAGAACGTTATTGAAACCATTTAAGCAGCTTCAAAATTTCGCAGCGAATGTGGCTAGAGGTAATTTTGATATTCCTTTAAATATGGGCAAGAACAATTACTTTGGTGCATTCACAGAAAGTTTTGATTTATTGCGTGAAGAACTAGAGTGTGCACGTCAAAGAGAGTATGAATCCAACCGTAGTAAGAAGGAGCTAGTAGCCACATTAAGTCATGATATTAAGACACCTGTCGCTTCAATCAAAGCGGTTAGTGAATTAATGCTTATACAGGCAAAATCTGAAAAGACAATCAAGCAAGTAAATACGATTAATTCGAAAGCGGAGCAAATTGACTTACTCGTTACGGATATGTTTCACGCTACTTTAGAAGAACTTCAACAGTTAAAATTAACGATAACCGAAGTATCGAGCGAAGTACTTGTTGATATGATTGAGAATGTCAATTATGATAACAAAATCGTCTATGCTTCCATTCCACCTTGTATTATTATGACGGATCCCCTACGTATGCAGCAGGTAATAGATAATATTATAAGTAATTCATATAAATATGCAGGAACTAATGTTACTATCAAGTCCGGGATCAATCAGGGATATCTTGAACTCCACATTATTGACTACGGATTAGGAATTAGTGAAGAAGAATTACCTCTATTATTCAATAAATATTATCGAGGAGGAAATGTCGAAGGCAAGAATGGTTCAGGCCTTGGTCTATATATTTCGAAATACTTCATGGAAAATATGGAAGGGCAAATCAACTGTTACAACCGAAAAGATGGTTTTACAGTAGTTCTAAAAATCAAACTTTCTTAA